In the genome of Crassostrea angulata isolate pt1a10 chromosome 6, ASM2561291v2, whole genome shotgun sequence, the window CCCCTCCTTTTGGATTAGGAAAAATTAGCAATGTTTCTCTTCAATTGAGAAACCTGATTCAGAATCATATTAGATTACAATggaaaaaaagcaaataaacCACAGGcacttatttatgaaaaaaaaattaccctaaagtataataataacagaAGGTGTCTAACTCAGAATGAGGTAAAATACCCCTCCTGTGTTTTGCAGTCATTTTCGATTTTATGCGAAATGCAATATATAACTGTTTAGTACTATTTTCTTCTACATTAAATTATCTAAACAACCATATATAGCAAGCTTTTATTGTTTACTAATGTGCGTAAACTGTGTCCAAACATGGTAAACTCGAAATATAATGATGATATTTATAATTCAGATTttgattggataaaaaaaattaccagataatttcaaatcattttttaacaaaacatttattttgtgatattttattttatcatttacctCATTAAGAGTTTGATACCTTGTATCATTATTATACtatagggatttttttttcatttttcatgaaaCAAGTACCTGTGCAAAAACCCCataaaaacatttgatttattggtgttttgttttttaattttatcaaattttatgaaaagtaATGTTGCAAATTTTACTTTTGCTTTCCTTTTGGGAAACTTGAACAtcaaattttcttgaaattcaaattcgggggaaaaaagtttaaaattgggAGAAAATCGCTTAGGCCACCTTATTTCTGTGGTAATTTGAACCGAAAAAAATCACTGTAATCCGAGTAATTTTATCTTCACGATAACTGATTAAAATTCTATAAAAGAAGATGAATATTTGATTCAGagattaacatgattaaaaaaaaaaaaagaattcatgcAGTATTGTACAAATATAGTTGTTATATGGAAttctatatcaaatatttagagGTCCAGGCAGATATTTTCCAGACGGAGGATAACAACAAAACATGGAAAAATGACGGAGAAGACAGTTTGTTATGTATGAATGATGGAGATAGCACTGATGAAGATTTTTCCAGTGTTGATGATCATGAAGATGACTCTGTCTCCTCATTGGACGAAAAGGAATTTTCAAGTTCTTCAGATTCAGACTCCACATTTTCTTGTGATGCTGATGAATTTAAAGACACACCAGTTGTTGACTATGAAGATGTTGAAATGATGATGTTATCTTGTTTCTTAAGGAACAATTTTTCTGCTAGTTCAAGTAAGGATGTTTTAATAACTATGAAGAAAGCATTTCCAGACTGCAAACCATTACAAGAACTACAGTATGATAATTTGTGGAAACATCTGAATGCAGATTATGCACATGAAGTACATTACTGTGAAAAgtgtttcaacattttccctgaGAATCCAGAAATTACGCAGTGCAGACAGTGTGATGGTCCTCGATATAAACATGGGATGAATGGATCACAACTTCCTCGTGCTAGCTTTGTATTTGCCAACATGAAAACACAGTTAAAGAATTTATTGCAGTCTCCAGGTATGAAAGTGTaatcatttataatgatttatttattacataaaatttaaaataccgATATTGCCATGAGAAccaattattaaaattttatggcCAATGGCACAAGattcatatttaatatatatatatatataatctgagatcctctcagattgtcgtttaactgtattccacctgtatctcaagcgactgtgtagtgcgcggccagcgcgctaggttccgttcgttatcgaaagcaagattttgtcttgcctaggtagccgagtggggagcgcggtggccgctcactgctaggagaatgggttccagaagtcgtgagttcaagcctcggtcggggcggatggtggagctccaacaaaagtgaatttctctgtgctttatatatatctttatcattcactatgggcaggtatatgtaaatttgagagttattgcaatgtttgtgcttgttatatatatatatatatatatatatatatatatatatatatatatatatatatatatatatatatatatatatatatatatatatatatatatatatatatatatatatatatatatatatatatatatatatatatatatatatatatatatatatatatatatatatatatatatatatatatatatatttattatacttcATTGTTCTATCAATTAACGCTTATGCCTTAAGCTTGTTAATgcatttcaatgatttttagaAATTCAATGTTGGTAACCAACTACCTATTTCCATGATTTCAATTTATGCTCcatttttttaatagataaCCTTACATTGTATTCACATGCcaacaaaaaaattgacatcattttatatttatgactaattttaattttatttgaaggAATTTGGGAtgacataaaagaaaacaaagaaagacTTACAGAAAGGCACTTGAAAACCCCATTCATTTTGACGGATTTAACGGATGGCCATGTTTACAAGACATTAACAGCTGAAGgaaattttttagataaaaacaacaatttaacaGCACTGATAAACACAGATGGACTGAGCCTTTATTCATCATCTAAAATACAACTTTGGCCTGTTTTTGTAGCTATAAATGAAATGACTCCAAGTCTCAGATTTGCAAGGGAGAACATAATTCTAGCAGGAATTTGGCAAGGCAAGGGAAAGCCACCTATGCAGCAGTATTTAGAACCTCTGTGTGCTATGTTTAATGATCTGTATGAAAATGGTATTGTAATTGATCTGGATGACATAGAGACCAATGTGAAATTGAAAGTGTTGTGTGGGACCTATGACCTGCCTGCTAAATCATCCCTTTTAAACATGACACAGTATAATGGCAGCGATTCCTGTATTACATGTGAAGAATCAGGAAAAATAGTGAAACAGGGTAAAGGGCATTGCAGAAGTTTCCCTTACAGAGAAAATCCTTGTCCTAAACGAAATCAAGAGACAGTTACCATATGTATGAGAAACGGTACCAGTGCCAACCGCATAAAAGGATTTAAAGGTGAATCAGCATTGCTCAACCTTAAAGATTTTGATATTGTAGCAGGTTGTCCCCCAGATTATATGCATGGTGCATTGCTAGGGGTaacaaaatctttattgcaTAAATGGTTATCTCCAACAGAAAGTAAAAAACCCTATTTTGTAGGGAAAAGTTTGAAAACAATATCAAAACGAATGATTGGAATACAACCACCCCAATACATGGAAAGGTTACCAAGAGacctagaaaaaaattataatcattttaagGCAACTGAATTACAAGCTTGgctattatattatgctgttcCGTGCCTGCAGGGAATCCTACCAGATATCTTTTTGGAGCATTTTGCTCTTCTTTCCGAAGGAGTTTACTTACTTTTAAAAGACCACATAACAGAAGAAGATCTGGAAAGGGCAGAAACTGTCTTAAAGATATTTTACAGACAATTTTGCACGTTATACCCTGAAGGAACATGTGGGCTAAATGTACATAACATAGGAACACATTACACATACTATGTTCGTATGATGGGTCCTCTTTGGGCGTGGAGTTGTTTCCCTTTTGAGGATTGCAACTCTATGTTAACAAAAGCAGTACATGGCACGGGTAATGTGACTcatcaaattatgaaaattaaagaaGCTCAGACTCTACTGCGAAATAGTCTTCATTTGAATACTTCtggaaaagaaagaagaaattggAAGTTGAAAAGAATGATGAACTGTGAAATTGCTGGTGCAATACAACAGATTTCTGATGAACACCACAAAgatatcattttgaatattttggatTCAAATCTAGAGGAAGTTTCCGAAATCAAGAAAGTTGACAGAATCCAACTTGATGGCAAAAAGATGTACTCTGACAGTTACACTCGAATGAAGAGGAGATGTTGTCATGTGTACATTACAAAACACAACAAATTTGTGTTTGTCATTTATTATGTCTTACATGTACAGACAAGGCTAGTATTTGCGTTTGTGCAACCATTACAGCTACAACCATGGAGTTTGGGATTCTCCTATGCTGGCAAACATTTCCAAATTGCAACTACAGTCGATACATATGATTTGATTTTGGCTGATCATCTATTAGACAATGTTTGGTTTATCGATgtaaaagatgttaatatacaaaaatttGTTGTTATAGCACCAAATTCCCATGGACATGCTATTTTCAAGTGACGCAGAAACAAAACCATTTTGTAGATCTGACAGTTATTTACataatgcatgtacattgtatggCCTATTCGGTGTGTATAAAAGGACTAAGTAGACAGAATATAATGTCTTGGATATTTTTGTATGAATTATTATGTCCCAATTCATGTACATGTGATTAGGAAATGGATTagatttacatatttaaaagttaACCACGCATAATTACTCAATATCCAaactaaaatttaatataaacatgatGTATTCTTGTTTTTTGCTCAAAGTGTTATGCTTAAGAAGAACACAGATTTAAGCCATTTTTGAAGTTTCTTCTAGAAATTACACTTATTTATGAATCAAAATATGGTATcactttatatgtacatgtataatgataacAGAATGAAGTGAATTTGTtacaatttttacattattGTTCAGATATAACTagattatgttgacatgcaagaaaattatttttgtttttatatcctTTTAAACTTAAAGAAACAAACAGTGGACGGTTGGATCAACACTTCGCAGGAATgcagtttaaatttatttggttTACTGATTTCGACCAGTGGCAGTCGTCATCAGAACATTTAAACAtatgatttcatatttttttgacaaattatCTGCATCCAATAGATATTATATACTTTAGTCATCTTTGATGTAAGCAACCAATGTGAACTTTTAATATGAGAAATGTTAAGTTTTAGCACTTGTCAATGTTGAgtattaaaaatgtaatcaataatTTAAACCTGATTTAATTATTCCGCTGAATCATATTGAGTCATGAATAATCATGAATGTTCATGaatgtgttatttttaaaatttggagaaatctcataattttttttttaatttaaatcttcATAAAAATTGTGACAGTCAAAAATAATAGACTTAAagtaatttttatcaattcatgTTCATAAAGATTCGTCATTGTTCATGAACTGTGAATTATGAATGTGttcatgaatttaattcatgaaCTCCTTTTATGAAGCTGTTATGAATCTTTTATGAACCGTTCAAGAACAATTATGAACAACTCATAAAGATTCTTAAAGTCATGAATATCATTTCGCAGGGgaagtgacaaaaaatttgttcttgttcaaagagtcgctcaaTATTTCtgattcgaaaaaagataagaaaaatgtcaattttttactgattttgattgaattataaaaatagcgtcacttctgaagtcatatactgccagtgagtgcatataaatgaaataaataggtgaaaaacatattttatgtcaactcatttataaaataacacaacaaattaatgtacctgaatcactttaaaattagcaaattatgggggccaaatttgactaatatcatatatagttgtTTGTTGTTCTTTTGTGTTTCTCTTCTGATattaagagagaaaaaataccATAGCAAATGGTGAAAAccaaaaatgtaattattagaaaaaactgTTTGTACAGCTTTTATGAGAGGAAAATGAAGTCAAAGCAAGTGTTTCAAATTGATGAAGTAATCGAACCTAATTACTGTAACTGTATAATCAAGCATGCATAAAGTGCATGTAACACTCAAGTTCTGGTCTGTGTGATGCATGTTCTGTCATTTGACCGGTGATCTTGTGTTCGATATTTACTCTGACGTTATGGTGACTTCAGAAATTGCTAGATGAATTGTTCAAGATTGTCTCACTTCCAAAGAAGAAACATGCAAAGTCATAATATTGGCATTCCCTAGCTCTTTTTATGACCAATTATTTCAGACGACTGACAGTTAAGTGTGATGGCCAATCATGGACCAGGATATCGTTCAGAATCAAGACAGATTATGCCGTGACAGTATCGGACTCCAATCTTACCAGTCAACCATTGTTTGTATTTATGGTCAGACTTTATTGGTTGACTGAGGACATGATTCCGATTCAAGCATTTAACTTGTATTTAAATGTCTGAGATCACCTCACCAAGTGGCTTTTAATCAGAATAGGACCTGGATTATCTGCACTCGGTGAATTGTCGATTCAAGCCTACGTTCCTTCAGTTGGGGATTCCAATGTTTTGGGTCCATAACAACAAATTGTGTTGTAGAATCAGAAAAGACTTCACCATGACTTAATATAATGATTAGTGTATCTAAAGACACTATTTTGTCattcaataataataattaaatctCTAAGTCCCAAAATTAATATTGAAGGAATTAATGactaatttaagaaaattcacacaattttaattgaaattctttgttttgataaataaatatggtATGTCCATTTTTATGGGTACTCTTGCATCATGGCAAGAAGATGGTTTTGGTACAGTAAAATGTGCCAAGCAAGCAAATTACAAATACCAGCCAAAAAGATAATtggaaggagggggggggggggggggttaaaaaagGGACTTTCACTGAATCAAAATGATTAGGATTCAATAGAAGGAGTGATGGTGGATTTGGAACTTGAATGGCAAGAACTTAGGAAGAGTACATCACACAGTAATTACTAATTAGCTGACTATGGGAAATGTACTGTAATCTGTGGCAGTAGACATGTAGACATGCATGCAGTATCAGAGACCAGCGTTGGTGACAGCAGACTGTATACTACCTGTAAGCTACTTATAACTTGTCTCAATAACACCTGTACTCCAGTTGGATATAGCCACACTGTACTGTTAATCCCTCTGTTTGAGAATTATTGATGTCTCTGGGGAATTAGCCAACAAATGACTCACTTGgttttactttgaaatacaagcatttaattgtttagtAATTAAACTTTCTGATCTTTAGAGGCCATTTCAAGTTTGCAATTAACTCTTGGTTTTCATACTGGCAATTGTTGACGTACCATTAATGTTACAATAAATCTTATTGCAAAATGTAGAACCTTCAGAATTGACTAATaatgtgttctttatttgtctTGTCCTGACAGGCATTATTGGTaattgctaaaaataaaaatctggaAAACCATtccgttttttttctttcagttttcttttatttcaatgttGATATTACAGTCAATAAAACTGATATAAAACGGATAGACCTCTCTACAAATCATTCTTGCACAAAATCCAAGAATCACTGCAGCTATACATGCAGACACCTCAACATGAGCTTCATGCATTGTAACCCAGTAACAGCTTATTAAAATGAGTTTACTGTGAGCATTGTTCATTTGATATAAACTTTTGTTGAGTGGTTTGAGATGTAGAATATAACTTAAGGGAATATTAAGTGATACAGTTTATATAAAAAGCAgtaaattcaaacttttaataGCTTAATTATTACATCTGATATGTGGATAAGTGTATATGAATGCtcgataaaaaaaaccttaatgtATGTATTACTTACGCTCCATCAAAACCTTTGTAATAgatcaaaattgataaatattgagAATATCTCTTTTTCACACATTTATATccatatagatacatgtacatgttggcACACTGTAAATGGTTAGATAATAATACTTGTACATGTTGTCTATTGAAGAACAATACCCTACTTTCGTACATTGGGAACTATTGGATTTAAATATATCTCTAAGAGCTGATAAAGTTAGAGTAAGATGTTAGTTCCTCATGTAAAATCTAAAGAGCTATATAACGAAGATATCCATTATATCAATTCACAGATATCGGTCAAATGGTAATTCCAGATTATATCAAAGTAAATCCTATAAAAACAAAAGACTGAAGTTTGACACAGTCCAGAACACAACACATGCTCAGCATCCAACAGATCAACAAATTTCTCAGTAATAATCCATTTGAATCTCTGTAAACAAGTTCACAATTAAATTTTCTcttgttttataaattgttaTTAAACTACCGACTGAACAGTGGGTATTGCCTGGGAAGGCATGTCCGAGATATTCTCACCCAGCTCCAACTGCTGCCTAAGAAAGTCTACTTCCTGTTGCTGAAATTTGGTTCGGCTTTTCATCAGTTTTTCTACCACTTTCCtcattttgaatgttggagTATGTCTGAGGGCTCGACCAGCCGAGTGTAGAGGCACTTTAGAAATCTCGTTATGGCTGAGATCGAGATGTGTCATCTGCTGAAGTATGATCTTGCTAGGAGTACTGCAGCGCTTTATATTGCCAGTTTCCACATTAGACTTGATGAATTTCCACAGATTTTTCTTCTTCTGCGACTTTTCCTCTTGGCCAGATTTGTTGGAGTAGGTAGAGAGAGCAGTGCCTGACCGGCCAATGTCACCTATCTGAACTTCCTTACTTAATTCTTTTTCAATCTTGGCCCGGAGGAATGGGTTTTCCTCCACTTGAGCAGGTTTGGAGAAGATACTGAGGAGTGTGGCCGCCTTGGCTATTGATGGCGCCTCTTTCTTTGGCTCCGGTTCTGGCTCTTCCTCACTCTCCTCACTAGATTCTTCATCTTTCAAGCTTTCAAAAaacttgttgatttttttatcaatctCTTTTCTTTCCAATTTAAGAGATTCTTGAGTCATTTTACCTGCTCGCCTGAGATTTGGCACAGATCTTGAGCTTTCACGAGTTAATGTTCTGGGAGTTCCGTTGGAGGCATTTGATGTGGTTTTACTGTCAGTACCAAAGAGAAGTTGTCTTAGATTGATGTAATCTGTTGAACCAaagtcatcatcatcatcactgtCCCATGCATTGAGTCGACGAGTTATGCTGGGACCGTGTGTGTGGGGTCTAACAAGTCTGTCGGGGGTAGATGTACGCACATTCTCCCTAAACTTTACATGCGAATCCTTTGTTTTCTGTCTTTCAATGGAAGGAAGTTTGGCAAATTCTCCATCACGACTATTTAATGTTCCTCGAACAGAGGCAGACATTTTTGAGACAGGAGCAGATTTAGATCCCCTTCTCTGATAAACTGAGGTTTTGTTAGAACTAAATGAGAAATTTCCAGGGGTTGAAAGTCGTGTGGTAGCAAAAGAATTACTCTCCTCTTCGCGATCCTCCTTTTCTTGTTGGCGTAACATATTCCGTGCCTTGGACACTGTAGGTGTAGCATTTAGATCATTCATACTCCTTCCACGAATTGggaatttttgttttctttccaaGTAATAACAGTCACTTAATACACCAAGTcttttttcagaattttcaatCTGAAAAGCATCATACGAAAAATCTTTCCTTGGTTGCATGCGTTGTTTGGTTTCCAGATCAATTTTTCGTTTATTGATGTCATATAGCTTGACTTGGTAACGAAGTTCACTAGAATTTTCATGAATCTTTTTCATATTCTGTGAAAGTTCCTTGTTGAGTTTCTCGGCCTTCATTAGGAAGTGCTTTTCGCAGACATTGTTTTTGACACTGACCAGCCTCTCGGTGAGCGAAGACTTTTTCTGGTTCTCCATGGCTTCATGTTGCATTTCCTGGAATGGATTGGACACGAGCTGCTCAGAGTCCATGATAAAGAAGTTCCCTGCAAGAAAACAAAGTCAAAGAATTAGAAAATCAAATTCAAGTACCTTTCATGCTTGGTCAGGTTTTCTGATGTTTTATCACCTTTGCCAGGGAACTTCTTTAGAtggaattaaattcattttcatgttTTCAGACTGTTTCTTATGACAGGTGTCCTTAGTTCGAGGACTAAACTGGGTGTAGTCAGTTATGGGCATTCTTGTTATTATATCAGCCCGGTTCTAGAATCTTACTGCCATAGAGGTTTCAAATGTCCACCCAAAACAAAGAACGGAGTAGCACAGCCAATCAAGCCCAAACAAGGGATGAATTAACAAAGATCAAATTCAGACATCTAATTATATGATAATCAATGCTCTGGTTAATTTTAGAGGTACAGACTGGATATCAAATTTGGTGTCCTTTAGGACACCTTTAAACTTTTGATGGGATGGATATATCTTGcctataaattcaaaatttgtaaatgtaagATGAAGTGGAAGAACTGAAAAATTTTAAAGGTAATTTGCTTTTTTGTCTTACTTGCGCTGTAGTTAACATCAATTCCATCCTTGAGAGCCATTCTGATAACAGTGCTAGATTCTCTCTAAATGTTAGTCCTTCATGTTAGAGGAGTTATGTTAGATGTGAGGACTATGAACAGGCTTCTCTCTCGACTACCATTGCAGCAGTAATGCACAGATTATGCACCTCTGTGCAACTGTTTCTCATGAGAAGGTTAATCCGCAGTAAGAATTTAACCTCagattcattattattttaatctCTTGTGAAAGACTGCTGGATTATGGGTGTATGGGAGTGAGGTCGCCTATGATAATCTGGATTGTAATGAATTCACCACTGGTACAACAGAACACGGCCAGTGTGTgattattgtgtaaattttattctcATTATATGTCATAACATTCAAATCCTTTGATTGATATATTCCAAAATGTAGGATTCTCACtgtcaatattattttgtttttttataattgaaatgAGTTAATGATATGGTTATTAATTACTACCAGAGATGATTTCTTTTCCTTTTaagcaaagttttaaaaaaaagtctattCTCCTTATAGATATTTTTCACTGCCCGCAGTTAATTAAACCAGGCATTGCACCAGATTATACAATTTTCCATATAATATTACACAGTAGAAACAGATTTAAATGTTATCTAATTTCAATAGGAGTTAAAAGCAGTTTAAGATCCCGTACATTTAAATAGAAGTTTATGGCAACATGAAGTGTAAATTATGCCGTTGAAGAGggcttacatttatttatttaattgaatAAGAGATTCACTGTGTCCATGATATAATCAAGTTCCGACTTGCGGATCATGATCAATTTTGCGATAAACACAAACTCATTAATCCAGGGAAGTATCGGATAAGCCATTAAACTAACACCAGGTTTACCTAGAATTTATCATCCAATATCCACCAGTAGTTCTTTTCTTTGGAACATTGATCAAAAATCCTATTTGCATGTTTTGATAGACTGTTTATTATTCACATCCAATACAA includes:
- the LOC128189077 gene encoding uncharacterized protein LOC128189077 → MAEFSTSCKSENLLEINHNGRRKFECKICRRHFTTKRSALYHQNSAHDISPLKRCKKRYPLSIKHFKQEIDSASCVSETKEHEDGDTHTEVQADIFQTEDNNKTWKNDGEDSLLCMNDGDSTDEDFSSVDDHEDDSVSSLDEKEFSSSSDSDSTFSCDADEFKDTPVVDYEDVEMMMLSCFLRNNFSASSSKDVLITMKKAFPDCKPLQELQYDNLWKHLNADYAHEVHYCEKCFNIFPENPEITQCRQCDGPRYKHGMNGSQLPRASFVFANMKTQLKNLLQSPGIWDDIKENKERLTERHLKTPFILTDLTDGHVYKTLTAEGNFLDKNNNLTALINTDGLSLYSSSKIQLWPVFVAINEMTPSLRFARENIILAGIWQGKGKPPMQQYLEPLCAMFNDLYENGIVIDLDDIETNVKLKVLCGTYDLPAKSSLLNMTQYNGSDSCITCEESGKIVKQGKGHCRSFPYRENPCPKRNQETVTICMRNGTSANRIKGFKGESALLNLKDFDIVAGCPPDYMHGALLGVTKSLLHKWLSPTESKKPYFVGKSLKTISKRMIGIQPPQYMERLPRDLEKNYNHFKATELQAWLLYYAVPCLQGILPDIFLEHFALLSEGVYLLLKDHITEEDLERAETVLKIFYRQFCTLYPEGTCGLNVHNIGTHYTYYVRMMGPLWAWSCFPFEDCNSMLTKAVHGTGNVTHQIMKIKEAQTLLRNSLHLNTSGKERRNWKLKRMMNCEIAGAIQQISDEHHKDIILNILDSNLEEVSEIKKVDRIQLDGKKMYSDSYTRMKRRCCHVYITKHNKFVFVIYYVLHVQTRLVFAFVQPLQLQPWSLGFSYAGKHFQIATTVDTYDLILADHLLDNVWFIDVKDVNIQKFVVIAPNSHGHAIFK
- the LOC128189078 gene encoding uncharacterized protein LOC128189078 isoform X2; amino-acid sequence: MSTLDGLGHNIKQFYQVGNFFIMDSEQLVSNPFQEMQHEAMENQKKSSLTERLVSVKNNVCEKHFLMKAEKLNKELSQNMKKIHENSSELRYQVKLYDINKRKIDLETKQRMQPRKDFSYDAFQIENSEKRLGVLSDCYYLERKQKFPIRGRSMNDLNATPTVSKARNMLRQQEKEDREEESNSFATTRLSTPGNFSFSSNKTSVYQRRGSKSAPVSKMSASVRGTLNSRDGEFAKLPSIERQKTKDSHVKFRENVRTSTPDRLVRPHTHGPSITRRLNAWDSDDDDDFGSTDYINLRQLLFGTDSKTTSNASNGTPRTLTRESSRSVPNLRRAGKMTQESLKLERKEIDKKINKFFESLKDEESSEESEEEPEPEPKKEAPSIAKAATLLSIFSKPAQVEENPFLRAKIEKELSKEVQIGDIGRSGTALSTYSNKSGQEEKSQKKKNLWKFIKSNVETGNIKRCSTPSKIILQQMTHLDLSHNEISKVPLHSAGRALRHTPTFKMRKVVEKLMKSRTKFQQQEVDFLRQQLELGENISDMPSQAIPTVQSVV
- the LOC128189078 gene encoding uncharacterized protein LOC128189078 isoform X3 → MGDQDEFQVVVKQQGNFFIMDSEQLVSNPFQEMQHEAMENQKKSSLTERLVSVKNNVCEKHFLMKAEKLNKELSQNMKKIHENSSELRYQVKLYDINKRKIDLETKQRMQPRKDFSYDAFQIENSEKRLGVLSDCYYLERKQKFPIRGRSMNDLNATPTVSKARNMLRQQEKEDREEESNSFATTRLSTPGNFSFSSNKTSVYQRRGSKSAPVSKMSASVRGTLNSRDGEFAKLPSIERQKTKDSHVKFRENVRTSTPDRLVRPHTHGPSITRRLNAWDSDDDDDFGSTDYINLRQLLFGTDSKTTSNASNGTPRTLTRESSRSVPNLRRAGKMTQESLKLERKEIDKKINKFFESLKDEESSEESEEEPEPEPKKEAPSIAKAATLLSIFSKPAQVEENPFLRAKIEKELSKEVQIGDIGRSGTALSTYSNKSGQEEKSQKKKNLWKFIKSNVETGNIKRCSTPSKIILQQMTHLDLSHNEISKVPLHSAGRALRHTPTFKMRKVVEKLMKSRTKFQQQEVDFLRQQLELGENISDMPSQAIPTVQSVV
- the LOC128189078 gene encoding uncharacterized protein LOC128189078 isoform X4, producing MALKDGIDVNYSARNFFIMDSEQLVSNPFQEMQHEAMENQKKSSLTERLVSVKNNVCEKHFLMKAEKLNKELSQNMKKIHENSSELRYQVKLYDINKRKIDLETKQRMQPRKDFSYDAFQIENSEKRLGVLSDCYYLERKQKFPIRGRSMNDLNATPTVSKARNMLRQQEKEDREEESNSFATTRLSTPGNFSFSSNKTSVYQRRGSKSAPVSKMSASVRGTLNSRDGEFAKLPSIERQKTKDSHVKFRENVRTSTPDRLVRPHTHGPSITRRLNAWDSDDDDDFGSTDYINLRQLLFGTDSKTTSNASNGTPRTLTRESSRSVPNLRRAGKMTQESLKLERKEIDKKINKFFESLKDEESSEESEEEPEPEPKKEAPSIAKAATLLSIFSKPAQVEENPFLRAKIEKELSKEVQIGDIGRSGTALSTYSNKSGQEEKSQKKKNLWKFIKSNVETGNIKRCSTPSKIILQQMTHLDLSHNEISKVPLHSAGRALRHTPTFKMRKVVEKLMKSRTKFQQQEVDFLRQQLELGENISDMPSQAIPTVQSVV
- the LOC128189078 gene encoding uncharacterized protein LOC128189078 isoform X1 encodes the protein MSMSEAMLSENSIISPIEQQGNFFIMDSEQLVSNPFQEMQHEAMENQKKSSLTERLVSVKNNVCEKHFLMKAEKLNKELSQNMKKIHENSSELRYQVKLYDINKRKIDLETKQRMQPRKDFSYDAFQIENSEKRLGVLSDCYYLERKQKFPIRGRSMNDLNATPTVSKARNMLRQQEKEDREEESNSFATTRLSTPGNFSFSSNKTSVYQRRGSKSAPVSKMSASVRGTLNSRDGEFAKLPSIERQKTKDSHVKFRENVRTSTPDRLVRPHTHGPSITRRLNAWDSDDDDDFGSTDYINLRQLLFGTDSKTTSNASNGTPRTLTRESSRSVPNLRRAGKMTQESLKLERKEIDKKINKFFESLKDEESSEESEEEPEPEPKKEAPSIAKAATLLSIFSKPAQVEENPFLRAKIEKELSKEVQIGDIGRSGTALSTYSNKSGQEEKSQKKKNLWKFIKSNVETGNIKRCSTPSKIILQQMTHLDLSHNEISKVPLHSAGRALRHTPTFKMRKVVEKLMKSRTKFQQQEVDFLRQQLELGENISDMPSQAIPTVQSVV